In Lactiplantibacillus pentosus, the sequence TCAGCAGTCCATCTATCATTGCAAGGCATCGATAAACGGACTGATGAATACTGCGCGATTGCTTGGGTGGTGCCTTAGCGATGCCGGCCTTGCCGCAACAACCCCAGATACCACTTTGAAATCTTCGGTTGCAATAACAGGCCAATCACGATGGCGAGGCCACATCCAACGTAGCCAGCAGTCGTCGTTCTGGTATATAGCAGGCCAATACCAATAATAATTAAAAACGTGGCCAGGAATTCTCGAAAACTTTTAACAAACATTGTCACCACACCTTTCTAAATCTGTGAGTCAGGCGCTAAATCAGTTGTATGACGTCCGGCTCTGGTTGATACATCCTGAGTCCGTAACGGTCACCACCCAGCTATCTTAGCCCCCACTATCAATCGTATGTATAACGAAAGGAGCCACCAATTTGGCGCCCCCCTTCGTAATCATGTTGCATCGTTTACCGCCAGCGAATACCTAGGCGAGTAGACGGGTAATCATTTGTTGATAAATTTCAATAAACCGGCCGTACATATCCAAATCAACGTATTCGTCGACTTGGTGTGCGGTAATGTTACCTGGGCCAAAGACGATCACTTGCATATCTGGACTCTTAACAATGTACGATGATGCATCCGTCCCACCGGGTGCCCCAAAGTATGGGAGCCGTTGTTGCAAGACTTGTTCACCGACCTGCTTGGCTAACTGAACAAGCTGGCTGTCTTCCGGCGTATGAACGGGATAAAAGGAACTGGCGATGTCCATCGTCAAGTTCGCACCAGCAGCGTTGCATTCCGCGATGATGGCTTCCAAATCCTTGATCAGCTTGTCGTTACGTAATTCCGGAATCGTCCGAATTTTGACCGACATTTCAGCGCTAGCGGGTACCGTGTTGACTTGTTCCCCACCACTGATCAACGTCACAACTGGGATTGTCGGGCCCAAGACAGGATTGACCACATCCTTGAAGCTGTCAAAGTACGCTGTCTGTTTCTGATAATAAGTCATCAACATGTCGATCGCATTTTGACCAATCGTTGGCATTGAACTGTGCGCTGCGACCCCGTGTGCCTTGATGGTATAGGTCAATGATCCCTTGTGGGCAAGTTCAATAAAATGTTGTTCGGTCGTTGGATTAGCATCAGCCATCCGTTGCGCAGTCGTCCCGTCGACACCTAACATCGCTTGGATCGACTTGGTCAACAACAATTGTTTGTCAGCGCCACTCGGTTCTGCACAAATCAAGGTTTGTAAGTCATCGGCATAGCCCAGTTCAGTCAGTTGTTCAGCGCCTAAGTGGTCGACTTCTTCACCGACCGTGGCTAATAAGCGCACCGTCCCGTGAAGCGGTACTTGTTGGTCATGCAGGCTAATCATTGCAAAGACTTCTGCCATCAGACCGGCCTTCATATCCGTCACCCCACGGCCATACAACCGGTTATCCTTAATGGTTGCGGCCAAGGGATCGGTATGCCACTTGTCAGCGTCACCTAACGCCACCGTATCTTCGTGGCCATCCAAACCAATCACTGGCCCGTTGCCATCCCCGATTTCGGCAACCAAGTTGACCCGTCCCGGTGCGTACGTGATGGTCTTGGCTTCGATGCCATGTTGCTTGAGTAACGCCACCAAATAATCGGCAACTAATTGCTCATGGTCATTCACCGTATTCATTTTAACAATATCGCTTAATGCCTTTACAGCCGCTTCTAACTGCGCTGTTTCCGCCATGCCGTTCATCCCCTAATCATAGATAAATTAAACTGTTCCAATCAATTTAATTATACCACTTCCATTCAGGACGACCGTCATCAGGAACACCTAATCAACCGATTTTAGCGCATCCAGCATATTGACCCGTTTGAGCTTCCAATGCATCATGGCCATGACGAGTAGACTGAAGGCTAGCGTCAACAGTGCCGAATAGATGTAGCTGAGCGGATGAATCGTCGGCGAGAACATCAGCGCGTTGGTTTCCGCCGTCTGCAGGATATAAGCATGTAACCAATTGCCCAAGAAGCAACCGACTAACATTCCCAGTACCGTTAGAATCAGGTTTTCGCGGAAAATGTACATCGTGACTTCACCGTCATAGAATCCGAGCACTTTGATCGTCGACAATTCCCGAATCCGTTCAGAAACGTTGATATTCGTCAAATTATACAAGACGACGAGCGCTAAGGCCCCGGCAGAAACGACGAAAATCAAGACGACTAAGTTCATACTGTCGAGCATCTTAAAGTTCGTGGCTTTCTCAGTGCTCATCAACGTCACATTTTGAATGCCCGTTTGCTTCAACAAGCGGTCAGCGTAGGCGTTCTGTTGCTTGGTCGACGCGTTCTTGAACTGCACGTAATTCGTGTTATACACTGGTGCCTGCTTGAAGACCTGCCGATAATACGTCGGACTCATGTAGATAAAATGATTGACATAATTTTCAGCGATCGCACTGACGCGAATCTTTTTCGCCGGTTGCCCCGCGACTTTGATCGTCAACTGGTCGCCAGCTTGAACGCCATACAACTTGGCCAGTTTTTCATCAATCACCGCACCGCGATTCCCCAGCTGAATTGCTTGGTGACTCTGACGATGCCGTAAAACGACAAACTTGGACAAGTGCTGTTGCGCCGCTGGAATACCAAGGGTCGCCGTCTGTTCCGCGACGCCCGCTTGTTTGACCGTCACCTGCTTAGCCTGCAACTTCATGCTGGCACGATACGTGGATCCTTTGCTAATGGCGCGTCGTTGCTGCGCGGTTTCTTGCCCACTACGCGTCACGACCGCATCATAGTGCCACAACTGATTGAATTGCTTGACACTAATATCGCCAATCGAGTCCTTTAACCCAAACCCGGTAATCATCATCGCCATACAACCGGCGATACCGAGGACGGTCATCAGTAGCCGCTGTTTGTAACGGAATAAGTTCCGAATCGTAATTTTATGATTAAAACTCAACCGGCGCCATAACCACCGCCAACGTTCTAGTAGCAGCGTTTTACCCGCTTTGGGTGCTCGTGGTTGCAACAAGCTTGCCGGTAATGCCCGCAAATCGACTCGCAAGACGACTAGGGCCGTTCCGAGCGTGCATAGCAGCGCAATCAAGAGTGCAATCACAATATCCAGCCAGATATACTGAACGTGGATGGCTGGCAAGTTATACATACTACCATACGCTTGGGCGATAAACCGGGGGAAGAAGTTGACCCCAAAGGCAACGCCTAGCGCGGTCCCAATCAGTGCGGCTAAGCCCCCGTAGACCATGAACTCGCTCCCAACGGCGGTGTTTGAGTAACCTAACGCCTTCAACGTTCCCATCTGCAAACGGAGCTCCTCGACCATCCGCGTCATCGTCGTCAAACAAATCAGCGCCGCAATGGCGATAAAGAAGAGTGGGAAAACGGTCGATAGGGCCACGACACGCTGCGTATTTTCATGATATTCCGTATAGCCGGGATTATCCGAGCGATCCGTGTACAGATAGGTCGGTGCTTTGATGGCCGCAACCTTGGCCTGCGCCTGCTTCAGCTGAGTCTGGAGCTTGACCAGTTGCGCGGTTCCAGCCGGCACCTGACTTTCTAACTGCTTCGTCGCTTGTTGTAACGGTTTAATTTTAGCAGTTGCTTGCGCTTGCAGTTGTTGTTGCCGCTTATTGGCTTGCGGCTTGAGCCAGCGTTTGAGCGCCGCCGTATTCTTCCGATTCAAGCGCCGATATTTTGCGGTATACGGCGTCACACCGCGTAAGTTTTTAAACTGGACATCAATTCTCGTAATCACACTAGACTTCAACACTTGTGGCCGAACGTAGACTAAGTAGTCCAACGTCCCCTTCCCCACATTTGTCACGCCCCGGTCGGTATTCTCGACATAGGTCGGTGAGTTCACAAAGCCGACCACTTTGAACGTCCGGCGGGTGAATTGTTGGTTCCGTTTCGTGGTCGAACTGATCCGATACGTCGACCCGATCTTCAACTTAGGCTGTAATCGTTTGGCCTGTGCGTCCAAGACGATTTCGTTGGCATGCCGCGGTAAACGGCCACTGACAACCCGCAACTGATTCAAACGTTGGGTCTTCGGTAACGCCATGACACGGATGACCTGACTGTTGGTCAACTGATTCACATCGACATATTTAGCGGCTTGATAAGTCAACTGCGAGCGATGTTTGTCCAACACTTGCGTATCTGATTTCGTCAGCCCCAGCGTCGACTGCACGCTATTCGTCGCAAGCTTTTGTTGCTTATAGTAGTCATTAGCGGCCTGCGACATATCGGGACCCGTCGCTCGAATCCCGGTATAAAAGGCCACCCCGAGGAAGATAATGAGTAGAATCGACGCAAACCGGGCCTTGGAGGACCAGATTTCACGCATGATCGTTTTAAAGTAAGCTGCTGTCATCACCCTCACCTACCATTCAATCTCGGCAAGCGGTGTCGGGTGCGCGTTATGCTCAATTGATTGGACGTGCGCATCATTAATTCGAATCACTTGGTCACCCATCTTAGCAATGGCGCTGTTATGCGTGACGATAATAACCGTCGTTTCCGTCTCCTTGGCCGCATTTTGGATAACTTGCAAGACTTGCTTCCCGGTCTTATAATCCAAGGCCCCCGTGGGTTCATCACAGAGTAATAACTTTGGATTTTTTGCGACGGCTCGCGCAATCGCGACCCGCTGCTGTTCCCCACCTGATAATTGTGCGGGGAAGTTGTCCGCCCGCTTCGTCAGGCCAACCAGTGCCAACGTTTCATCCACATCGCGCGCATTCTTCGTAATTTGTGACGCCAATTCGACATTTTCGCGAGCCGTCAGATTAGGGACTAAGTTGTAGAATTGAAAGACGAACCCGACTGACTGCCGGCGATAAGTCGTCAACTGACGAGCATTCATTTTTGCAATATCCACACCATCAATCAAGACCTCGCCTTCCGACGGACTATCCATCCCACCTAAAATATTCAGCAAGGTTGATTTACCAGCCCCACTTGGGCCCAAAATGACGACCACTGAACCCTGTTCCACTTTAAACGAAATGTCAGTATTCGCGTGGGTCACCTGTGTGCCGGTCAAAAACATCCGGCTCATCTGTCGTACATCAATATATGCCATTAA encodes:
- a CDS encoding ABC transporter ATP-binding protein gives rise to the protein MAYIDVRQMSRMFLTGTQVTHANTDISFKVEQGSVVVILGPSGAGKSTLLNILGGMDSPSEGEVLIDGVDIAKMNARQLTTYRRQSVGFVFQFYNLVPNLTARENVELASQITKNARDVDETLALVGLTKRADNFPAQLSGGEQQRVAIARAVAKNPKLLLCDEPTGALDYKTGKQVLQVIQNAAKETETTVIIVTHNSAIAKMGDQVIRINDAHVQSIEHNAHPTPLAEIEW
- a CDS encoding ArgE/DapE family deacylase, which gives rise to MNGMAETAQLEAAVKALSDIVKMNTVNDHEQLVADYLVALLKQHGIEAKTITYAPGRVNLVAEIGDGNGPVIGLDGHEDTVALGDADKWHTDPLAATIKDNRLYGRGVTDMKAGLMAEVFAMISLHDQQVPLHGTVRLLATVGEEVDHLGAEQLTELGYADDLQTLICAEPSGADKQLLLTKSIQAMLGVDGTTAQRMADANPTTEQHFIELAHKGSLTYTIKAHGVAAHSSMPTIGQNAIDMLMTYYQKQTAYFDSFKDVVNPVLGPTIPVVTLISGGEQVNTVPASAEMSVKIRTIPELRNDKLIKDLEAIIAECNAAGANLTMDIASSFYPVHTPEDSQLVQLAKQVGEQVLQQRLPYFGAPGGTDASSYIVKSPDMQVIVFGPGNITAHQVDEYVDLDMYGRFIEIYQQMITRLLA
- a CDS encoding ABC transporter permease, whose amino-acid sequence is MTAAYFKTIMREIWSSKARFASILLIIFLGVAFYTGIRATGPDMSQAANDYYKQQKLATNSVQSTLGLTKSDTQVLDKHRSQLTYQAAKYVDVNQLTNSQVIRVMALPKTQRLNQLRVVSGRLPRHANEIVLDAQAKRLQPKLKIGSTYRISSTTKRNQQFTRRTFKVVGFVNSPTYVENTDRGVTNVGKGTLDYLVYVRPQVLKSSVITRIDVQFKNLRGVTPYTAKYRRLNRKNTAALKRWLKPQANKRQQQLQAQATAKIKPLQQATKQLESQVPAGTAQLVKLQTQLKQAQAKVAAIKAPTYLYTDRSDNPGYTEYHENTQRVVALSTVFPLFFIAIAALICLTTMTRMVEELRLQMGTLKALGYSNTAVGSEFMVYGGLAALIGTALGVAFGVNFFPRFIAQAYGSMYNLPAIHVQYIWLDIVIALLIALLCTLGTALVVLRVDLRALPASLLQPRAPKAGKTLLLERWRWLWRRLSFNHKITIRNLFRYKQRLLMTVLGIAGCMAMMITGFGLKDSIGDISVKQFNQLWHYDAVVTRSGQETAQQRRAISKGSTYRASMKLQAKQVTVKQAGVAEQTATLGIPAAQQHLSKFVVLRHRQSHQAIQLGNRGAVIDEKLAKLYGVQAGDQLTIKVAGQPAKKIRVSAIAENYVNHFIYMSPTYYRQVFKQAPVYNTNYVQFKNASTKQQNAYADRLLKQTGIQNVTLMSTEKATNFKMLDSMNLVVLIFVVSAGALALVVLYNLTNINVSERIRELSTIKVLGFYDGEVTMYIFRENLILTVLGMLVGCFLGNWLHAYILQTAETNALMFSPTIHPLSYIYSALLTLAFSLLVMAMMHWKLKRVNMLDALKSVD